In a genomic window of Meleagris gallopavo isolate NT-WF06-2002-E0010 breed Aviagen turkey brand Nicholas breeding stock chromosome 1, Turkey_5.1, whole genome shotgun sequence:
- the MAFF gene encoding transcription factor MafF, whose product MAADGLSSKALKVKRELGENTPLLSDEELMGLSVRELNHHLRGLSKEEVARLKQRRRTLKNRGYAASCRVKRVCQKEELQKQKMELEWEVDKLARENAAMRLELDTLRGKYEALQGFARTVAAHGPPAKVATASVITIVKSGANQAAYS is encoded by the exons ATGGCTGCAGATGGGCTGTCCAGCAAGGCACTGAAG GTGAAGCGAGAGCTCGGAGAGAACACGCCGCTGCTGTCTGATGAAGAGTTGATGGGGCTGTCAGTGCGGGAGCTCAACCACCACCTGCGGGGCCTTTCCAAGGAGGAGGTGGCGAGGCTGAAGCAGCGACGACGGACGCTGAAGAACAGGGGCTACGCTGCCAGCTGCCGGGTGAAGCGTGTCTGCCagaaggaagagctgcagaagcagaagatggAGCTGGAATGGGAGGTGGACAAGCTTGCCCGGGAGAATGCTGCCATGCGCCTGGAGCTTGACACTCTCCGTGGCAAGTACGAGGCCCTGCAGGGCTTTGCCCGCACTGTGGCTGCCCATGGGCCACCTGCCAAAGTGGCCACTGCCAGCGTCATCACCATCGTCAAGTCCGGTGCCAACCAGGCTGCCTACTCCTAG